The following is a genomic window from Candidatus Zixiibacteriota bacterium.
TGGAGCGCCTTCCCGACCGACCGGCTCCGGCGCAAGCGAGCGCTTGTCGATCCTCGGCGGCCGACGTATTATTAGGGCCATGGCCGACGCTCACGACGAACATCGGGCCTCGCGCTGGTCCCTCCCGGCCAGGTACGGGGCCAACCGCGAGGTGGTCGCCCTCTCGGTCGCCCGCCTGGCGGAGGCGCTCGGCAACAGCATTCTCACGATCGTCATTCCGCTCTACGTGGCCGAGATCGCCCACCCCCTGTTCAACCTTCCCGTGCCGGTCCTCGTGGGGACCCTGATTTCTCTGTACGGCATCGTCTCCGCGGCGGTGCAACCGGTGATGGGGGCGCTCTCGGACCGGTTGGGCCGGCGGAAAGTGCAGATTCAGGCCGGGATGGCGCTCATGGGGCTGGGTACGCTGGCCTTCATGGCCGCCACCTCCTACTCGCACCTGCTCGTGCTGCGTGCGATCCAGGGGATCGGCGTGGCCACCACCATTCCCGCCTCGATGGCGGTCATGGCGACCGCCACCCGCCGCCACACCCGGGCCTCCTCGATGGGGATCTACTCGACTCTCCGCCTGATCGGATTCGCCGGCGGACCCGTCATCGGAGGGTTTCTCAAAGTGCGCTTCGGTTTCGATGCCGCCTTCATCGTCGGTGCCGCGTTCGTGCTGCTGGCCATGATCCTCGTCCAGGTGTGGGTGCGCGAGACGCCGCCGGCTGAACCGGCCGCCCCGCCCGCACCCGGCCGGCTGCGCATCCTCGACCGCGACCTGCTCGACCCGGGAATTCTCGCCGCCGCCCTCGCCACCCTGCTCATGGCCGCCAATTTCTCCATGGTGACCACGCTCGAAAACGAATTCAACGCCCGGCTCGACATGACCGCGTTCGAGTTCGGCATCGCCTTCGCCATGGTCATGGTCAGCCGCCTGGTGTTTCAGGTGCCGGTCGGGCGGCTGGCCGACACCATCGGACGCAAACCGCTCATGCTGGGCGGCCTTCTGGTGCTGGCGCCGGCGACCGGGCTGCTGGGCTACGTAACCAGCCCCGCACAGTTGATGGCGGTGCGCTTTCTCCAGGGGTGCGGCGGGGCCGGCATCGCCGCACCGGCGTTCGCCGTGGCCGGCGATCTCGCCCGCGAGGGAGGCGAGGGCCGGCAAATGAGCCTCGTCACCACCGGTTTCGGCCTCGGCATGACCATCGGCCCCCTCATCGCCGGACCCCTTTCCCTGTTCTTCTTCCAACTCCCCTTCCTGGTCGGCGGCGCGCTCGCCCTGGCCGGCCTCTGGGCAGTGTACCGGTACATGCCGGAGACGGTCGCCGGCGGACGCGGCTGGTTTCGCTCCGCCGCCCCGGAGAAAGTTTCAGATCGAAACGCCGGCTGACCGCCGACCTGTTTGTCCGGCCGCCGGCTCCCCCCGATCCGCCCCCTTGAGGCCCGTTCCCTTTCGGCCGATAAGAGGAAAAAGACGCTGGAACTCGGAATTATCAGGGGTGAGAGACATGAATGACCGGCGCGACAATGCGCGGCGCCGCACGGCGGCCTACCATCTGGTGTACGAACTTGAGACGGGCGAGTTTGTCGGGCGCGTGATCAACCTCACCACCGGCGGCCTCCGCCTGATCAGCGACGCCGCGGTCGCCGTTCCCACGAAATTGAGCTGC
Proteins encoded in this region:
- a CDS encoding MFS transporter, whose amino-acid sequence is MADAHDEHRASRWSLPARYGANREVVALSVARLAEALGNSILTIVIPLYVAEIAHPLFNLPVPVLVGTLISLYGIVSAAVQPVMGALSDRLGRRKVQIQAGMALMGLGTLAFMAATSYSHLLVLRAIQGIGVATTIPASMAVMATATRRHTRASSMGIYSTLRLIGFAGGPVIGGFLKVRFGFDAAFIVGAAFVLLAMILVQVWVRETPPAEPAAPPAPGRLRILDRDLLDPGILAAALATLLMAANFSMVTTLENEFNARLDMTAFEFGIAFAMVMVSRLVFQVPVGRLADTIGRKPLMLGGLLVLAPATGLLGYVTSPAQLMAVRFLQGCGGAGIAAPAFAVAGDLAREGGEGRQMSLVTTGFGLGMTIGPLIAGPLSLFFFQLPFLVGGALALAGLWAVYRYMPETVAGGRGWFRSAAPEKVSDRNAG